A portion of the Polaribacter cellanae genome contains these proteins:
- a CDS encoding Crp/Fnr family transcriptional regulator, with amino-acid sequence MRNLWFFDNVNLFNILCPHKFKEYKKCHTFDNYKKNDYIYFADDAASKVFLIQNGKVKIGYYTEEGDEVINAILTKGQLFGEKAILGEEKRNEFAQSVDNSTSICPIGVEALHDLMRDNKTFSLKIYKFLGLRFKKLERRLQLILFKDTKTRFLEFMKELCEEYGYDCEKTGDKIIEHPYTQKDIASLIGTSRSNLNVLMNELKEEKIINFNRREIRLLQKTA; translated from the coding sequence ATGAGAAATCTATGGTTTTTTGACAACGTAAATCTATTTAATATTTTATGTCCTCATAAATTTAAAGAATACAAGAAGTGTCACACTTTCGATAATTACAAAAAAAACGATTATATTTATTTTGCAGACGATGCTGCTAGTAAAGTTTTTTTGATTCAGAATGGAAAAGTTAAAATTGGTTACTATACAGAAGAAGGAGACGAAGTTATTAATGCCATTTTAACTAAAGGACAATTATTTGGCGAAAAAGCAATTTTAGGAGAAGAAAAAAGAAATGAGTTTGCACAATCTGTAGACAATTCAACATCTATTTGCCCAATAGGAGTGGAGGCATTACACGATTTAATGAGAGATAACAAAACGTTTAGTTTAAAAATCTATAAATTTTTAGGATTGCGTTTTAAAAAGTTAGAAAGAAGATTACAATTAATTCTTTTTAAAGATACCAAAACACGTTTCCTAGAATTTATGAAAGAATTGTGTGAAGAATATGGATATGACTGCGAAAAAACTGGAGACAAAATAATCGAACATCCATACACACAAAAAGATATTGCTTCATTAATTGGTACTTCTAGATCTAACTTAAATGTATTAATGAACGAGTTGAAAGAAGAAAAAATAATCAATTTTAACAGGCGCGAAATAAGATTATTACAAAAAACTGCTTAA
- a CDS encoding RrF2 family transcriptional regulator produces MFVETNSTLSKASKYAISAVLYLTNKASVSNKIGSKEVAKKLNIPAPFLAKVIQELTKKGIVSSVKESNGEFYLSEINEKNTMYNIIEMYR; encoded by the coding sequence ATTTTTGTAGAAACAAATTCTACGTTATCTAAAGCAAGTAAATATGCCATTTCTGCAGTTTTGTATTTAACAAATAAAGCTTCTGTAAGTAATAAAATAGGTTCAAAAGAAGTTGCTAAAAAATTAAATATTCCTGCTCCTTTTTTAGCAAAAGTGATACAAGAACTTACTAAAAAAGGAATTGTATCGTCTGTAAAAGAATCAAATGGAGAGTTTTATTTGTCAGAAATAAACGAGAAAAATACAATGTATAATATTATAGAAATGTATAGATGA
- a CDS encoding OstA-like protein, giving the protein MKKILFLLFLTISFSSFSQSKKIIYGAEYQDVNEEKYPGAIVLIGNVKMTHEGAVLTCKQALYYKDKNFFKAIDNVVIKQGDTITQTSDYTDYDANSKQALSWGNVVLKDPTMTLTTDTLQFDRLNQKLYYRSYATIKDPTNTLKSKNGNYYLETKKFTATTRVTVVNPEHNLESNHLDYYTNSGLAYLYGPSTITNTQNENKIYCERGFYNTKTDISYFVKNAKLYLKERTVEGDSLYYDKNKGFASATNNIQVIDTVKNFVTKGNYAEIFELKDSLFIVDRAVAISIIDKDSMFVHGDTILVTGKPEKRVIRTFNNVKIFKSDLQGKCDSIHTDQATGLTRMFRNPVIWSDANQITGDTIHLLTNVETEKLDSLKVLNNSFIVSKDSLSESDFNQIKGRNMFGKFKNNKLRLLLVKGNAESVYYNRNEQTNVLETITKEVSSNIEFILEKGQIETIKYLKKSEGTTYPPSKLPEDVKKLNGFIWRESEQPKKKEDIFKRDKKTPKEKNKEVIKPKAVLEQKIKNKPKKINLSVRKDQ; this is encoded by the coding sequence TTGAAAAAAATACTTTTTTTGCTTTTTTTAACTATTTCTTTTAGCTCTTTTTCTCAGAGCAAAAAGATAATTTATGGTGCTGAATATCAAGATGTAAATGAAGAAAAATATCCTGGAGCAATTGTGTTAATTGGAAATGTAAAAATGACGCATGAAGGTGCAGTTTTAACTTGTAAACAAGCATTGTATTATAAAGATAAAAATTTCTTTAAAGCAATTGATAATGTTGTAATAAAGCAAGGTGATACCATTACACAAACAAGCGATTATACAGATTATGATGCCAACTCTAAACAAGCTTTATCTTGGGGAAATGTAGTTTTAAAAGACCCAACAATGACGCTTACCACTGATACTTTGCAGTTCGATCGTTTGAATCAGAAATTATATTACAGAAGTTATGCAACGATTAAAGACCCAACAAATACTTTAAAAAGTAAAAACGGAAATTACTATTTAGAAACCAAAAAATTTACTGCAACTACTAGAGTTACTGTTGTAAATCCTGAACATAATTTAGAATCGAACCATTTAGATTATTATACGAATTCTGGTTTGGCTTATTTATATGGTCCATCTACAATTACAAATACACAAAACGAAAATAAAATTTATTGCGAAAGAGGTTTTTACAATACAAAAACCGATATTTCTTACTTTGTAAAAAACGCAAAACTATATTTAAAAGAAAGAACTGTAGAAGGAGACAGTTTGTATTACGATAAAAATAAAGGTTTTGCATCTGCCACAAATAATATTCAGGTAATAGATACTGTTAAAAATTTTGTAACAAAAGGAAACTATGCAGAAATTTTCGAATTAAAAGATTCGCTTTTTATTGTAGATAGAGCTGTCGCGATTTCAATTATAGATAAAGATTCGATGTTTGTGCATGGAGACACTATACTAGTTACTGGAAAACCAGAAAAAAGAGTTATTAGAACGTTTAATAATGTAAAAATTTTTAAATCGGATTTACAAGGCAAATGCGATTCTATACACACAGATCAAGCAACTGGATTAACAAGAATGTTTAGAAACCCAGTAATTTGGTCGGATGCCAACCAAATTACTGGAGACACAATACACTTATTAACAAATGTAGAAACCGAAAAGTTAGACTCTTTAAAGGTTTTAAACAACTCTTTTATAGTGTCGAAAGATTCTTTGTCCGAAAGTGATTTTAACCAGATAAAAGGAAGAAATATGTTTGGGAAATTTAAAAATAACAAACTTCGCTTACTTTTGGTGAAAGGAAATGCAGAATCTGTTTATTACAATAGAAACGAACAAACAAATGTTTTAGAAACCATTACAAAAGAAGTTTCTAGTAATATTGAGTTTATTTTAGAAAAAGGACAAATAGAAACTATTAAATATTTAAAAAAATCTGAAGGAACAACCTATCCTCCTTCTAAATTACCTGAAGACGTAAAAAAATTAAATGGCTTTATTTGGCGAGAAAGTGAGCAGCCCAAAAAGAAAGAAGATATTTTTAAAAGAGATAAAAAAACGCCAAAAGAAAAGAATAAAGAAGTTATAAAACCAAAGGCTGTTTTAGAACAAAAAATTAAAAACAAGCCTAAAAAAATAAACCTTTCTGTAAGAAAAGATCAATAG
- a CDS encoding anti-sigma factor codes for MKKVLNLATIFALTAFFAACSNNDNEPTTGNLTVNLDGLEKLGTDFVYEGWLIVNGAPVSTGTFTSVKFPQTFTVGFNDLETATKFVLSIEPKNDTDPAPSKTKILAGDFTGNSATVNSKIVGDFSDSWGKFILATPTDGMNNNERSGVWFLTPGTPPKAGLGLPELKEGWKYEGWAVINGKPVTTGKFTKLAATDEFGGFSGANALPAPNGANGFFPGEDFLTNAPDGQTFPVDLRGATIVITVEPSPDDSPAPFALKPLAKKVAADAVDHSPIDLGTGPKALITGSVKR; via the coding sequence ATGAAAAAAGTTTTAAATTTAGCAACGATTTTTGCATTAACAGCATTCTTTGCAGCATGTAGTAACAACGACAACGAACCAACAACAGGTAATTTAACTGTTAATTTAGATGGTTTAGAAAAATTAGGTACAGATTTTGTTTACGAAGGTTGGCTTATAGTAAATGGTGCTCCAGTAAGTACAGGAACATTTACAAGTGTAAAATTTCCACAAACATTTACAGTAGGTTTTAACGATTTAGAAACGGCTACAAAATTTGTATTATCTATAGAACCAAAAAACGATACAGATCCAGCACCATCAAAAACTAAAATTTTAGCAGGAGATTTTACAGGGAATTCTGCAACAGTAAATTCTAAAATTGTTGGAGATTTTAGCGATTCTTGGGGAAAATTTATTTTAGCAACTCCTACAGATGGAATGAATAATAACGAAAGAAGTGGTGTTTGGTTTTTAACACCAGGAACTCCACCAAAAGCAGGTTTAGGTTTACCTGAATTAAAAGAAGGATGGAAATATGAAGGTTGGGCAGTAATAAATGGCAAGCCTGTAACTACAGGAAAATTCACAAAATTAGCGGCAACTGACGAATTTGGAGGATTTAGTGGAGCAAACGCTTTACCAGCACCAAATGGAGCAAATGGATTTTTCCCAGGTGAAGATTTCTTAACAAACGCACCAGATGGACAAACATTTCCAGTAGATTTACGTGGAGCAACAATTGTAATAACAGTTGAACCAAGTCCAGATGATAGCCCAGCACCATTTGCTTTAAAACCTTTAGCTAAAAAAGTAGCTGCAGATGCAGTAGACCATTCTCCAATTGATTTAGGAACTGGACCAAAAGCATTAATTACTGGTTCTGTGAAAAGATAA
- a CDS encoding formylglycine-generating enzyme family protein, with protein MKIILRLAICLTLLNSISTNCQSKMVQIKGGKYIPLYGRDSMKVSVSNFLMDVYPVTNKEYLEFVKKHPKWQRSKAIKLFVDANYLRDWKSDTILNQNQKKNSPITNISWFAAKSYCENQGKRLPTVNEWEYVAMANKKIPDARKLKEYNEFILSWYEKPKTFNQTIGSTFKNYWRVYDLHGLVWEWTSDFNSVLISGESRKDVDEDSNLFCGSAAINATDLMNYAAFMRYAIRGSLKAKYTMKNLGFRCVKNNK; from the coding sequence ATGAAAATTATTTTAAGACTGGCAATTTGTTTAACTCTCCTAAATTCAATTTCTACAAATTGTCAGTCTAAAATGGTGCAAATAAAAGGAGGAAAATATATTCCTCTGTATGGAAGAGATTCCATGAAAGTTTCTGTTAGTAATTTTTTAATGGATGTATATCCTGTTACCAATAAAGAGTATTTAGAATTTGTAAAAAAGCATCCAAAATGGCAAAGAAGTAAAGCCATTAAATTATTTGTTGATGCTAATTATTTAAGAGATTGGAAATCAGATACAATTCTAAATCAAAATCAAAAAAAGAATTCTCCAATTACAAATATTTCTTGGTTTGCTGCTAAAAGTTATTGCGAAAACCAAGGAAAAAGACTACCAACTGTAAACGAATGGGAATATGTTGCAATGGCTAACAAAAAAATACCAGATGCAAGAAAGTTAAAAGAATACAACGAATTTATTTTAAGTTGGTACGAAAAACCGAAAACATTCAATCAAACAATTGGTTCTACTTTTAAAAATTATTGGCGAGTTTACGATTTACATGGTTTGGTTTGGGAATGGACTTCCGATTTTAATTCTGTTTTAATATCAGGAGAATCCAGAAAAGATGTAGATGAAGATAGCAATTTATTCTGTGGAAGTGCAGCGATAAATGCAACAGATTTAATGAATTATGCAGCGTTTATGCGTTATGCAATTAGAGGAAGTTTAAAAGCAAAATACACTATGAAAAACCTAGGTTTTAGATGTGTAAAAAATAATAAATAA
- a CDS encoding aconitate hydratase, translated as MAFDIDMIKKVYANVVERVDAAREITGKPLTLAEKILYSHLWDGNPTKAFTRGKDYVDFAPDRIALQDATAQMALLQFMQAGKPKVAVPTTTHCDHLIQAKNGASSDLQSALNTSNEVFNFLESVSNKYGLGFWKPGAGIIHQVVLENYAFPGGMMIGTDSHTVNAGGLGMVAIGVGGADAVDVMAGMAWELKFPKLIGVKLTGKLSGWTAPKDVILKVAGIVSAKGGTGAIVEYFGEGAKAMSCTGKGTICNMGAEIGATTSTFGYDESMERYLRATDRSDVADAANKVKEYLTGDDEVYANPDNYFDQVIEINLSELSPLLNGPFTPDLSTKAGADMTKKANENDWPLAVEWGLIGSCTNSSYEDLSRASSIAQQAIDKDLGIKAEFGINPGSEKVRYTAERDGILGIFEKLDAKIFTNACGPCIGQWARYSDPKNAPKNSIIHSFNRNFAKRADGNPNTHAFVASPEMVAAVTIAGRLDFNPITDKLINKNGEEVMLDEPTGWELPPKGFEVKDDGYLAPEEDGSHVKIAVKDDSERLQLLEPFAPIGNDITGAKLLIKAFGKCTTDHISMAGPWLRFRGHLDNISNNCFIGAVNDFNRKTNLVKNQLTGEFGGVPDTARAYKAAGVKSIVVGDHNYGEGSSREHAAMEPRHLGVVAVLVKSFARIHETNLKKQGMLGLTFANEADYDLIQEDDTFNFLDLNEFAPNKPLTIEVVHADGSKDIVMANHTYNKNQIEWYNEGSALNLIKKENSK; from the coding sequence ATGGCTTTTGACATAGATATGATCAAAAAAGTGTATGCTAACGTTGTGGAACGAGTAGATGCAGCACGTGAAATTACAGGAAAACCTTTAACTTTAGCAGAGAAAATTTTATACTCTCACTTATGGGATGGAAATCCTACCAAAGCTTTTACGCGTGGTAAAGACTATGTAGATTTTGCACCAGATAGAATTGCTTTACAAGATGCAACAGCACAAATGGCATTACTACAATTTATGCAAGCTGGTAAGCCTAAAGTAGCAGTTCCAACAACTACACATTGCGATCACTTAATTCAAGCCAAAAACGGAGCAAGTTCAGATTTACAATCTGCTTTAAATACAAGTAATGAGGTTTTTAATTTCTTAGAATCGGTATCTAATAAATACGGTTTAGGTTTCTGGAAACCAGGAGCAGGAATTATACACCAAGTAGTTTTAGAAAATTATGCATTTCCTGGAGGAATGATGATTGGTACAGATTCTCATACTGTAAATGCAGGAGGATTAGGAATGGTAGCTATTGGAGTTGGTGGAGCAGACGCAGTAGATGTAATGGCTGGAATGGCTTGGGAATTAAAGTTTCCAAAGTTAATTGGTGTAAAGTTAACAGGAAAACTTTCTGGTTGGACAGCTCCAAAAGATGTTATTTTAAAAGTTGCTGGAATTGTTTCTGCAAAAGGAGGAACTGGAGCAATTGTAGAATATTTTGGAGAAGGAGCAAAAGCAATGTCTTGTACTGGAAAAGGTACAATTTGTAATATGGGAGCAGAAATTGGGGCAACAACTTCAACTTTTGGTTATGATGAATCTATGGAACGTTATTTACGTGCTACAGATAGAAGCGATGTTGCAGATGCAGCAAATAAAGTAAAAGAATATTTAACTGGAGATGATGAGGTATACGCAAATCCAGATAATTATTTCGACCAAGTTATAGAGATTAATTTATCTGAATTAAGTCCATTATTAAACGGTCCTTTTACGCCAGATTTATCTACGAAAGCAGGTGCTGATATGACTAAAAAAGCCAACGAAAATGACTGGCCTTTAGCTGTAGAATGGGGCTTAATTGGTTCTTGTACAAATTCTTCTTATGAAGATTTATCTAGAGCATCTTCAATCGCCCAACAAGCGATTGATAAAGACTTAGGTATTAAAGCAGAATTTGGTATAAATCCAGGGTCCGAAAAAGTAAGATACACAGCAGAAAGAGATGGTATTTTGGGAATCTTTGAAAAATTAGATGCTAAAATATTTACAAATGCTTGTGGACCTTGTATTGGACAATGGGCAAGATACTCAGATCCTAAAAATGCACCTAAAAACTCAATTATACACTCATTTAATAGAAATTTTGCAAAGCGTGCAGATGGTAACCCAAACACACATGCATTTGTGGCTTCTCCAGAAATGGTAGCAGCAGTTACTATTGCTGGTCGCTTAGATTTTAATCCAATAACGGATAAGTTAATCAACAAAAACGGAGAAGAAGTAATGTTAGACGAACCAACTGGTTGGGAATTACCACCAAAAGGTTTTGAAGTAAAAGACGATGGCTATTTAGCACCAGAAGAAGATGGTAGTCACGTTAAAATTGCAGTAAAAGACGATTCTGAAAGATTGCAATTATTGGAGCCTTTTGCACCAATTGGAAACGATATTACAGGAGCAAAATTATTAATAAAAGCTTTCGGGAAATGTACTACAGATCATATTTCTATGGCTGGACCATGGTTGCGTTTTAGAGGACATTTAGATAATATTTCTAACAACTGTTTTATTGGTGCTGTAAACGATTTTAATAGAAAAACCAATTTAGTAAAAAATCAATTAACTGGAGAATTTGGTGGAGTACCAGATACTGCAAGAGCTTATAAAGCTGCTGGTGTAAAATCTATTGTTGTTGGAGATCATAATTATGGTGAAGGTTCTTCAAGAGAACACGCTGCTATGGAGCCAAGACATTTAGGCGTAGTTGCTGTTTTAGTAAAATCTTTTGCTAGAATTCACGAAACAAACTTAAAAAAACAAGGAATGTTAGGTTTAACATTTGCAAATGAAGCAGATTACGATTTAATTCAAGAAGACGATACTTTTAATTTCTTAGATTTAAATGAATTTGCGCCTAACAAACCATTAACCATTGAAGTTGTTCATGCAGATGGAAGTAAAGATATTGTTATGGCAAATCATACTTATAATAAAAACCAAATCGAATGGTATAATGAAGGTTCTGCTTTAAATTTAATTAAAAAAGAGAACTCTAAATAA
- a CDS encoding aspartate aminotransferase family protein, translating into MKLDFFKYQAQTSPHPLAIEISHANGSYIFDVSGKKYLDFVAGVSANSLGHCHPKVTKAIKNQLDSYAHVMVYGEFIQKPQVNLCKLLVNNSPKNLNAVYLTNSGTEATEGALKLAKRVTNRPEIIAAKNSYHGNTMGAMSVSGVEKQHRAFRPLIPGTKFIEFNKENELDKITKNTAAVILETIQGGAGFIEPKNNFLLKVNQKCKEVGALLILDEIQTGIGRTGTFWGFENYNVVPDIVITGKGLGGGMPIGAFISSFENMSLLKENPKLGHISTFAGNPVIAAAGEATITEILNANLISESLRKEKIIRKHLKHPTIKEIRGKGLMLSAILESPELAVKTVHKCLENGLILFFLLFETKAIRITPPLTISDDELIEGCRIIVASINSVIE; encoded by the coding sequence ATGAAATTAGATTTTTTCAAATATCAAGCACAAACTTCTCCACATCCATTAGCCATAGAAATTTCGCATGCTAATGGAAGTTATATTTTTGATGTTAGTGGAAAAAAATATTTAGATTTTGTAGCTGGAGTTTCCGCAAACAGTTTAGGACATTGCCACCCGAAAGTTACAAAAGCAATTAAAAATCAGTTAGACTCTTATGCACATGTAATGGTTTATGGTGAATTTATTCAAAAACCACAGGTAAATTTATGCAAATTACTGGTAAATAATTCTCCTAAAAATTTAAACGCTGTTTACTTAACCAATTCTGGAACAGAAGCCACAGAAGGAGCTTTAAAATTAGCTAAAAGAGTTACTAATAGACCCGAAATAATTGCTGCTAAAAATTCTTATCATGGAAATACCATGGGTGCAATGAGTGTTTCTGGTGTCGAAAAACAGCACCGAGCTTTTAGACCTTTAATACCTGGAACCAAATTTATTGAATTTAATAAAGAAAACGAATTAGATAAAATTACAAAAAATACAGCTGCTGTAATTTTAGAAACCATTCAAGGAGGTGCAGGTTTTATAGAACCAAAAAACAACTTTTTATTAAAAGTGAACCAAAAGTGTAAAGAAGTTGGAGCTCTTTTAATTTTAGATGAAATTCAAACAGGAATTGGTAGAACTGGAACTTTTTGGGGGTTCGAAAACTATAATGTAGTTCCAGATATTGTTATTACAGGAAAAGGGTTGGGTGGTGGAATGCCAATTGGAGCTTTTATTTCTTCTTTCGAAAATATGTCTTTATTAAAAGAAAACCCTAAACTAGGACATATTTCTACCTTTGCTGGAAACCCTGTAATTGCAGCAGCTGGTGAAGCCACAATAACAGAAATATTAAATGCAAATTTAATTTCTGAAAGTCTTCGAAAAGAAAAAATCATTAGAAAACATTTAAAACATCCTACAATAAAAGAAATTCGTGGAAAAGGTTTAATGCTTTCTGCCATTTTAGAATCTCCTGAATTAGCCGTTAAAACAGTTCATAAATGTTTAGAAAACGGATTGATATTGTTCTTCTTACTTTTTGAAACTAAAGCAATAAGAATTACACCTCCATTAACAATTTCCGATGACGAATTAATAGAAGGTTGTAGAATAATTGTAGCTTCAATAAACTCAGTTATCGAATAA
- a CDS encoding pyridoxal phosphate-dependent decarboxylase family protein, which translates to MKSPFELSKEEMQSYGYKIVDIIVNHYINENEKKPVTKASRKEMDTLFLQEAPENGTSSNEVLDFVMENVIPNSAMSSHPKSFSFVPGPSNFISTMADSLATGFNIFSGGWIISPAAAELEIVTTNWLLKMFNFPVVAGGGIFTSGGSMANLTALVTARRIKCGEDFSKAVIYLSDQAHSSNIKAIRVLGFKKEQVKIIPTDIEFKFSINKLKNEIAKDRLNGKQPFCIIATAGTTNTGTVDPLHTIADICEKENLWMHVDGAYGAAAILSKKGSRTLKGIERADSLTVDPHKWFFQPYEIGCLLVKDKSWLSNTFSEKPEYLRDTEGNESEINFFDYGIQLTRRFRALKLYMSIKTYGLNAFKKAVSYNINLTEKTEDLLRKSKNWEIVSPATLAIINFRYNPLNVHLTEKELDALNQEISSRVVASKEALLVTTVLQNQVVIRMCLINPKTTIQHIKDTLNQCNTFAKEVLLEWKK; encoded by the coding sequence ATGAAATCACCTTTCGAATTATCTAAAGAAGAAATGCAATCTTATGGTTACAAAATTGTAGATATAATTGTAAACCATTATATAAATGAAAATGAAAAAAAGCCTGTAACAAAGGCTTCAAGAAAAGAAATGGATACACTTTTCTTACAAGAAGCACCAGAAAACGGAACTTCTTCTAATGAAGTTTTAGATTTTGTGATGGAAAATGTAATTCCAAATAGTGCCATGTCTTCGCATCCAAAATCGTTTTCTTTTGTTCCAGGACCAAGTAACTTTATAAGTACAATGGCAGATTCGTTGGCAACTGGATTCAATATTTTTTCTGGTGGATGGATTATTTCTCCAGCTGCTGCAGAATTAGAAATTGTAACTACAAATTGGTTGTTAAAAATGTTTAATTTTCCTGTAGTAGCAGGAGGAGGAATTTTTACAAGTGGTGGTTCTATGGCTAATTTAACAGCTTTGGTTACTGCCAGAAGAATAAAATGTGGCGAAGATTTTTCGAAAGCAGTTATTTACTTATCAGATCAAGCACATTCTTCGAATATAAAAGCGATTAGAGTTTTAGGTTTTAAAAAAGAACAGGTTAAAATTATTCCAACAGATATAGAGTTTAAATTTAGCATTAATAAGTTAAAAAATGAAATTGCAAAAGATCGTTTAAATGGCAAACAACCTTTTTGTATAATTGCAACTGCAGGAACTACAAATACAGGAACAGTAGATCCTTTACACACCATTGCAGATATTTGTGAGAAAGAAAATTTATGGATGCATGTAGATGGTGCTTATGGAGCTGCAGCTATTCTTTCTAAAAAAGGAAGTCGCACTTTAAAAGGAATAGAACGTGCAGATTCTTTAACAGTAGATCCTCATAAATGGTTTTTTCAACCTTATGAAATTGGTTGTTTATTAGTGAAAGATAAATCTTGGTTAAGCAATACTTTTAGCGAAAAACCAGAATATTTAAGAGATACAGAAGGCAATGAATCTGAAATTAATTTCTTTGATTATGGAATTCAATTAACTCGAAGATTTAGAGCTCTAAAATTGTATATGTCTATAAAAACCTATGGTTTAAATGCATTTAAAAAAGCAGTTTCTTATAATATCAATTTAACAGAAAAAACCGAAGATTTACTTAGAAAAAGTAAAAATTGGGAAATTGTTTCACCTGCAACTTTGGCAATTATAAATTTTAGATACAATCCTTTAAATGTACACTTAACAGAAAAAGAATTAGACGCATTAAATCAGGAAATTTCTAGTAGAGTAGTAGCTTCCAAAGAAGCATTGTTGGTAACTACAGTTTTACAAAATCAAGTAGTAATTAGAATGTGTTTAATCAATCCCAAAACAACAATACAACATATAAAAGATACCTTAAACCAGTGCAATACATTCGCTAAAGAGGTTCTTTTGGAGTGGAAAAAGTAG
- the nirK gene encoding copper-containing nitrite reductase has product MKLFKIAYLLFITSILMVSCKSEDKKEMANINTADIYIKGTMDAELTAPPFVPAPVGNRPAKKLLVNMEILEKEGTMSDGVQYVYWTFGGSVPGSFIRTRVGDQVEFTLSNHPDNKLPHNIDLHAVTGPGGGATSSFVAPGHKKTFSFKTLNPGLFVYHCATAPVGMHIANGMYGLILVEPEGGLPKVDKEYYIMQGDFYTKGENGEKGLQPFDMRKAVKEDADYVVFNGKVGALTGDNAITANVGETVRLYVGNGGPNLTSSFHVIGEIFDNVHVEGGELINKNVQTTSIPAGGAAIVDFKVDVPGTFILVDHAIFRAFNKGALGMLKVTGEENKKLYSGVKQEGIYHPEGSTIQTMPEDKNRKKEVVSKTEKPLAKKIADGKQVYMKTCFACHQAEGQGIPNAFPPLAKSDYLNADVKRAIGIILHGKTGEITVNGKKYNSVMTKQTLTDEEVADVMTYVYNSWGNNKTNVSIKTVKEVKSK; this is encoded by the coding sequence ATGAAACTATTTAAAATCGCTTATTTACTATTTATTACAAGCATATTAATGGTAAGTTGTAAAAGTGAAGATAAAAAAGAAATGGCAAATATAAATACAGCAGATATTTATATAAAAGGAACTATGGATGCAGAATTAACTGCACCACCTTTTGTACCAGCTCCAGTAGGAAATAGACCAGCTAAAAAGTTATTAGTAAATATGGAAATTCTTGAAAAAGAAGGAACTATGTCTGATGGTGTACAATATGTATATTGGACTTTTGGAGGTTCTGTTCCTGGAAGCTTTATAAGAACTAGAGTAGGTGATCAAGTAGAGTTTACACTTTCTAATCATCCAGATAATAAATTACCACACAATATAGATTTACATGCAGTAACTGGTCCTGGAGGTGGCGCAACTTCTTCTTTTGTAGCTCCTGGGCATAAAAAAACATTTTCCTTTAAAACTTTAAATCCAGGTTTATTTGTATATCATTGTGCAACTGCGCCTGTTGGAATGCACATTGCGAATGGTATGTATGGTTTAATTTTGGTAGAGCCAGAAGGAGGCTTGCCTAAAGTAGATAAGGAATATTATATTATGCAAGGAGATTTCTACACAAAAGGAGAAAATGGTGAAAAAGGCTTGCAACCTTTTGATATGAGAAAAGCAGTAAAAGAAGATGCAGATTATGTTGTTTTTAATGGAAAAGTTGGTGCTTTAACTGGCGACAATGCAATTACTGCAAATGTTGGCGAAACTGTTCGTTTGTATGTTGGAAATGGTGGGCCAAATTTAACTTCTTCTTTTCATGTTATTGGAGAAATTTTCGACAATGTACATGTAGAAGGTGGAGAATTAATCAATAAAAATGTACAAACAACATCTATTCCTGCTGGTGGAGCAGCAATTGTAGATTTTAAAGTAGATGTTCCTGGAACTTTTATTTTAGTAGATCATGCAATTTTTAGAGCTTTTAATAAAGGGGCTTTAGGAATGTTAAAAGTAACAGGAGAAGAAAATAAAAAACTATATTCTGGAGTAAAACAAGAAGGAATTTACCATCCAGAAGGAAGCACAATTCAAACAATGCCAGAGGATAAAAATAGAAAGAAAGAAGTTGTTTCTAAAACAGAAAAGCCTTTGGCTAAAAAAATAGCAGATGGTAAACAAGTGTATATGAAAACGTGTTTTGCTTGTCATCAAGCAGAAGGACAAGGAATACCTAATGCGTTTCCTCCATTGGCAAAATCCGATTATTTAAATGCAGATGTTAAAAGAGCTATTGGTATTATTTTACATGGAAAAACAGGAGAAATTACTGTAAATGGAAAAAAATACAATAGTGTAATGACAAAGCAAACGTTAACTGACGAAGAAGTTGCAGATGTTATGACTTACGTTTATAATTCTTGGGGAAATAACAAAACCAATGTTAGCATAAAAACGGTTAAAGAAGTTAAAAGTAAATAA